The Curtobacterium sp. MCLR17_007 genome contains a region encoding:
- a CDS encoding glycoside hydrolase family 36 protein has protein sequence MSTRIEFGNDELEVVVIAEDDTAPRLLRCGPRGATVDLPGGQPLIEVVTSDSGHNPSSSRITYGELSGRLRYVEHEVRTLSGGWSELTVVARETEDGPARRLGSVTGPGLEARVRLSVPPTGRAVRSSVEVRNPANAAGARTLRSVASMALHVALGAAGSSDPVAFTLATARNDWMGESRWHVAPLRASGLEDIGMSHRGVGSRGHVTFASTGTWSTGTYLAGGALWNTGDGAAVTWQVEHNGGWRFDLAENREGTSLALSGPTDDDHQWVAVLEPGRSFRSVPVSLAFGDDLDAAVAAMTTLRRASRRDHPDNTELAVVYNDYMNTLMGDPTTEKLAPLIDSAARMGADTFVMDAGWYSDDDDWWTTVGTWEPATARFPGGMGEVFDRVRERGMRPGIWLEPEVVGVDSPAARTLPTEAFFQTRGLPLVESERLHLDLRHPAARAHLDRVFDRLIEEFGITYFKLDYNVTMGLGTDIGADSIGAGLLEANRAHLDFLAGVLDRHPSVVLENCGSGAMRADWAMLSVLQLQSTSDQQEVDLYAAIAASAPFSMLPEQAANWAYPARGMTAETTAFTLATGIIGRFYLSGFLDELDEQQTALTAEAVRVHKGLRPLLRSGTPSWPLGLDQRDEPWLALAVADGYERVLTLWRQDGAPDTIDVPVPALAGRDVTVTTVFPTALDAWPTTWDAEHGTLRVTTAGDRAMAARTFRLTAVSGA, from the coding sequence GTGAGCACGCGCATTGAATTCGGCAACGACGAGCTCGAGGTCGTGGTAATCGCCGAGGACGACACCGCACCGCGGCTCCTGCGGTGCGGCCCGCGAGGCGCCACCGTCGACCTGCCCGGGGGACAGCCGCTCATCGAGGTCGTCACGAGCGACTCCGGGCACAACCCGTCGTCATCGCGGATCACCTACGGGGAGCTGAGCGGTCGACTCCGGTACGTCGAGCACGAGGTGCGGACGCTGTCCGGCGGCTGGTCCGAACTGACGGTCGTCGCGCGGGAAACCGAGGACGGTCCGGCGCGTCGGCTCGGCTCCGTCACGGGACCCGGACTGGAGGCACGGGTGCGGTTGTCCGTGCCGCCCACCGGTCGTGCGGTCCGGTCGTCCGTCGAGGTCCGGAACCCGGCGAACGCCGCCGGGGCACGAACGCTCCGTTCCGTCGCGAGCATGGCCCTGCACGTCGCGCTCGGAGCTGCCGGATCCTCCGACCCGGTCGCGTTCACGCTCGCCACCGCCCGCAACGACTGGATGGGCGAGTCCCGGTGGCACGTCGCTCCGCTCCGCGCGTCGGGACTCGAGGACATCGGGATGTCCCACCGCGGCGTGGGGAGCCGCGGGCACGTCACGTTCGCCTCGACGGGCACCTGGTCGACCGGGACGTACCTCGCTGGCGGAGCGCTCTGGAACACCGGTGACGGCGCAGCGGTCACGTGGCAGGTGGAGCACAACGGCGGGTGGCGGTTCGACCTCGCCGAGAACCGTGAGGGCACCTCGCTCGCCCTCAGCGGACCGACCGACGACGACCACCAGTGGGTCGCGGTCCTCGAACCCGGCAGGTCGTTCCGTTCCGTGCCGGTGTCGCTGGCGTTCGGTGACGACCTCGACGCCGCGGTCGCTGCGATGACCACCCTCCGTCGTGCCAGTCGGCGGGACCACCCGGACAACACCGAGCTGGCCGTCGTCTACAACGACTACATGAACACGCTCATGGGCGACCCGACGACCGAGAAGCTCGCGCCGCTCATCGACAGCGCCGCCCGCATGGGTGCGGACACGTTCGTGATGGACGCCGGCTGGTACTCCGACGACGACGACTGGTGGACGACGGTCGGCACCTGGGAGCCGGCGACGGCTCGATTCCCCGGCGGCATGGGCGAGGTCTTCGACCGCGTCCGTGAGCGCGGCATGCGTCCGGGCATCTGGCTCGAACCCGAGGTCGTCGGCGTCGACTCGCCGGCTGCCCGGACACTGCCCACCGAGGCGTTCTTCCAGACCAGAGGGCTGCCACTGGTCGAGAGTGAACGACTGCACCTCGACCTGCGCCACCCAGCGGCGCGCGCGCACCTCGACCGGGTGTTCGATCGCCTCATCGAGGAGTTCGGCATCACCTACTTCAAGCTGGACTACAACGTGACCATGGGTCTCGGTACCGACATCGGAGCCGACAGCATCGGCGCCGGCCTGCTCGAAGCCAACCGCGCACACCTCGACTTCCTCGCAGGGGTCCTCGACCGGCACCCCTCGGTCGTGCTCGAGAACTGTGGCTCCGGCGCCATGCGCGCCGACTGGGCGATGCTCTCGGTCCTGCAACTGCAGTCGACGAGCGACCAGCAGGAGGTCGACCTCTACGCGGCGATCGCCGCGTCCGCACCGTTCTCGATGCTCCCCGAGCAGGCCGCGAACTGGGCGTACCCGGCGCGTGGGATGACCGCGGAGACGACCGCGTTCACGCTCGCGACCGGGATCATCGGACGCTTCTACCTGTCCGGGTTCCTCGACGAACTCGACGAGCAGCAGACCGCCCTGACAGCGGAAGCGGTCCGCGTGCACAAGGGTCTGCGACCGCTCCTGCGCTCGGGAACGCCCTCCTGGCCGCTCGGACTCGACCAGCGCGACGAGCCGTGGCTCGCGCTCGCGGTCGCCGACGGCTACGAACGGGTCCTCACCCTGTGGAGACAGGACGGTGCCCCCGACACGATCGACGTGCCGGTGCCGGCACTCGCGGGTCGGGACGTCACGGTGACGACCGTCTTCCCGACCGCCCTGGACGCCTGGCCGACCACTTGGGACGCCGAACACGGGACCCTCCGGGTGACCACGGCCGGCGACCGTGCGATGGCCGCAAGGACCTTCCGCCTGACTGCGGTGTCCGGCGCATGA
- a CDS encoding enolase C-terminal domain-like protein, translated as MTFITNVRVTDVRFPTSLSAAGSDAMNKDGDYSATYVTIETSDPTLRGFGFTFTIGRGNDICVSAAELRAKPLLGRELDDVTGDLGATYRDLKSDSQLRWLGPDKGVEHLALAAVMNAVWDLAARRAGLPLWRFLLSFSPRELVDLADFQYVTDVLSKDEAVALLEAQVSTRDARIRELDGTGYPCYTTSAGWLGYSDDKLRALCQEAVDAGYKHVKLKVGADLADDVRRCRIAREVLGDDANLMIDANQVWDVDQAIEWVGALAEFRPLWIEEPTSPDDAVGHATIRRSVAPIGVATGEHGMNRVLFKQMFQLGAIDFCQLDAARLASINEVVTVYLMAAKFGVPVCPHAGGVGLCELVQHLSIFDYVAVSASLDGRVTEFVDHLHEHFTAPCIVEDGAYVLPDAAGYSAEMFPESVEEYAYPDGAYWSLRLEQAEAEAVA; from the coding sequence ATGACGTTCATCACCAACGTCCGCGTCACCGACGTCCGCTTCCCCACCTCGCTCAGCGCCGCCGGATCCGATGCCATGAACAAGGACGGCGACTACTCCGCCACCTACGTCACCATCGAGACGAGCGACCCGACCCTGCGCGGCTTCGGGTTCACGTTCACGATCGGTCGCGGGAACGACATCTGTGTCAGTGCTGCCGAGCTCCGCGCGAAGCCGCTCCTCGGGCGTGAGCTCGACGACGTCACCGGCGATCTGGGTGCCACCTACCGCGACCTGAAGTCCGACTCGCAGCTGCGCTGGCTGGGCCCGGACAAGGGCGTCGAACACCTGGCACTTGCCGCGGTCATGAACGCGGTGTGGGACCTTGCTGCCAGGCGGGCGGGCCTGCCGTTGTGGCGCTTCCTGCTCAGCTTCTCCCCGCGGGAACTCGTGGACCTGGCCGACTTCCAGTACGTCACCGACGTGCTGTCGAAGGACGAGGCCGTCGCGCTCCTCGAGGCGCAGGTCTCGACACGTGACGCGCGCATCCGTGAGCTCGACGGGACGGGGTACCCCTGCTACACCACCAGCGCCGGATGGCTGGGTTACTCGGACGACAAGCTCCGTGCTCTCTGCCAGGAGGCGGTCGACGCGGGGTACAAGCACGTCAAGCTCAAGGTCGGCGCCGACCTCGCCGATGACGTCCGCCGATGCCGGATCGCTCGTGAGGTCCTCGGTGACGACGCGAACCTCATGATCGACGCGAACCAGGTGTGGGACGTCGACCAGGCGATCGAGTGGGTCGGCGCCCTCGCCGAGTTCCGGCCGCTGTGGATCGAGGAGCCGACCAGCCCGGACGACGCGGTCGGGCACGCCACGATCCGTCGGTCCGTCGCGCCGATCGGTGTCGCGACCGGTGAGCACGGCATGAACCGTGTGCTCTTCAAGCAGATGTTCCAGCTCGGCGCGATCGACTTCTGCCAGCTCGACGCTGCTCGTCTGGCGAGCATCAACGAGGTCGTCACGGTCTACCTCATGGCCGCGAAGTTCGGCGTGCCGGTCTGCCCGCACGCCGGCGGCGTCGGTCTGTGCGAACTCGTGCAGCACCTGTCGATCTTCGACTACGTCGCGGTCTCGGCCTCGCTGGACGGCCGCGTGACGGAGTTCGTCGACCACCTGCACGAGCACTTCACCGCGCCCTGCATCGTTGAGGACGGCGCGTACGTCCTGCCCGACGCCGCCGGGTACAGCGCCGAGATGTTCCCCGAGAGCGTCGAAGAGTACGCGTACCCGGACGGCGCGTACTGGTCGCTCCGCCTCGAGCAGGCTGAAGCGGAGGCCGTCGCGTGA
- a CDS encoding extracellular solute-binding protein — translation MKHPLSKALAFVAGGVLLASLTGCASGSGGSSNDITVWYRPGSLPSAGIKTVKEKFPDAKITLIQTPDVDTKIASALRSNSGVPDIAVATLSNLATATDKIVNVDDYGFKKVANDYLDWKVKAGQTPDGKQIGIPIDIGPAGFFYRADVMEQAGLPSEPDAVGKEVATWDGYKQLAEKLASTGQYICDDTQDSVYAPAVRAAGYYYYSKNGKTYEPDTAVNKEAFIRATEWNKDKLCLDVSPYEQDWNAGVAQNKLVGWVGPAYQAPLVQEAAAGQSGKWRVATPPGGASAAGGSSLSVFKASKNPKLATEIAEYLTSPENQTKGYAQDGLFPSTPSSYKSTEMTQPDKFFGGQVINSILGPVAEQAPTFYSGQNSPIALTIFNTALTDNLKNGSNGSSDYEAAVKKAEAQAQ, via the coding sequence GTGAAGCACCCGCTTTCGAAGGCCCTGGCGTTCGTCGCCGGCGGCGTTCTCCTCGCATCGTTGACCGGCTGCGCCTCCGGATCCGGCGGCTCATCCAACGACATCACCGTCTGGTACCGACCGGGCTCGTTGCCCTCCGCTGGCATCAAGACCGTCAAGGAAAAGTTCCCGGACGCAAAGATTACGCTCATCCAGACCCCCGACGTCGACACGAAGATCGCCTCCGCGTTGCGCTCGAACTCCGGCGTGCCCGACATCGCGGTCGCGACGCTCTCGAACCTCGCCACCGCGACCGACAAGATCGTGAACGTCGACGACTACGGGTTCAAGAAAGTGGCGAACGACTACCTCGACTGGAAGGTGAAGGCCGGGCAGACGCCGGACGGCAAGCAGATCGGTATTCCGATCGACATCGGTCCGGCGGGCTTCTTCTACCGCGCAGACGTGATGGAGCAAGCTGGTCTACCGTCCGAGCCGGACGCGGTCGGCAAGGAAGTGGCCACGTGGGACGGCTACAAGCAGCTCGCGGAGAAGCTCGCGAGCACCGGCCAGTACATCTGTGACGACACCCAGGACTCGGTCTACGCACCCGCCGTGCGCGCGGCGGGCTACTACTACTACTCGAAGAACGGGAAGACGTACGAGCCCGATACGGCTGTGAACAAGGAAGCGTTCATCCGCGCCACAGAGTGGAACAAAGACAAGCTCTGCCTGGACGTGAGCCCGTACGAGCAGGACTGGAACGCCGGCGTAGCGCAGAACAAGCTCGTCGGCTGGGTGGGACCGGCCTACCAGGCGCCGCTCGTGCAGGAGGCGGCCGCTGGCCAGTCGGGGAAGTGGCGGGTCGCCACGCCTCCTGGTGGGGCGTCTGCGGCGGGTGGATCGTCGCTCTCGGTGTTCAAGGCATCGAAGAACCCGAAGCTCGCCACGGAGATCGCCGAGTACCTGACCAGCCCGGAGAACCAGACGAAGGGCTACGCGCAGGACGGGCTCTTCCCGTCGACCCCCTCCTCGTATAAGTCCACCGAGATGACCCAGCCGGACAAGTTCTTCGGTGGTCAGGTCATTAACAGCATCCTCGGACCGGTCGCAGAGCAGGCACCGACCTTCTACTCCGGTCAGAACTCCCCGATCGCCCTAACAATCTTCAACACCGCGTTGACCGACAACCTCAAGAACGGCTCGAACGGGTCGTCGGACTACGAAGCGGCGGTGAAGAAGGCCGAAGCGCAAGCGCAGTGA
- a CDS encoding carbohydrate ABC transporter permease, with protein MIIDNLRQRPVQRRQPVVAKSRRAPLRAGRVSTHVVLIIGLVLFAFPFYWLVVMATTSTSDMYSFPPRLWPGTDFFSNFAKAVNGSGFWLAFFNSTWLTITTSVIQLFLAALAGYTFAKRRFPGNGKLFGILLITLVLPTGVSIVPLFQIYAQLGWLNTFLPLIIPNAVTAFAVFWMRQASIASIPQEVIDAASIDGAGFFRTFWSIGLPAMRPSLVALGIFQVMWTWNDYLWPLLVLGQPSQFTLPIAIQQLKGNYGSIDYSVVMAGTLVATLPLVLLFVFLRKTILENVAGGAVKG; from the coding sequence GTGATCATCGACAACCTGCGCCAGCGTCCGGTCCAACGACGTCAGCCCGTCGTCGCGAAGTCTCGACGTGCGCCGCTCCGGGCGGGTCGCGTGAGCACCCACGTCGTGCTGATCATCGGTCTCGTGCTCTTCGCGTTCCCGTTCTACTGGCTCGTCGTCATGGCGACCACGTCGACGTCGGACATGTACTCATTCCCGCCGCGGCTCTGGCCGGGCACCGACTTTTTCTCGAACTTCGCGAAGGCGGTCAACGGCTCCGGCTTCTGGCTCGCCTTCTTCAACTCGACATGGCTGACCATTACGACCTCGGTGATCCAGCTCTTCCTGGCAGCCCTCGCCGGTTACACCTTCGCGAAGCGTCGGTTTCCCGGGAACGGCAAGCTGTTCGGCATCCTGCTGATCACCCTCGTGCTCCCCACCGGCGTCTCGATCGTGCCGCTCTTCCAGATCTACGCGCAGCTCGGCTGGTTGAACACGTTCCTGCCGCTGATCATCCCGAACGCCGTGACCGCGTTCGCCGTGTTCTGGATGCGGCAGGCGTCGATCGCGAGCATCCCGCAGGAGGTCATCGACGCCGCATCGATTGACGGAGCCGGCTTCTTCCGCACCTTCTGGAGCATCGGCCTCCCGGCGATGCGTCCGTCGCTCGTCGCGCTCGGGATCTTCCAGGTGATGTGGACATGGAACGACTACCTGTGGCCGCTGCTCGTGCTCGGACAGCCCAGCCAGTTCACACTGCCCATCGCGATCCAGCAGCTCAAGGGCAACTACGGCTCGATTGACTACTCGGTGGTCATGGCAGGCACGCTCGTCGCCACCCTCCCTCTCGTGCTCCTGTTCGTGTTCCTCCGCAAGACGATCCTCGAGAACGTCGCCGGCGGCGCGGTCAAGGGCTGA
- a CDS encoding sugar ABC transporter permease encodes MRTARRGLIGYWREYVSVAPFFIIFACFSIIPLIYAGYLSTQKWDGLGASQYVGLDQWVRLFSSGEFLFAAGNTIVIFVMGQVPVVLGALVAAVLLSQPRLRGRAFYQAAFFLPQVTSLVVVAVVFQAVFSTRFGIVNFLAQLVGLPTTDFLNDPWATRVVIALMIIWRGFGYFLVIFMAGLSSIDGSLYEAARIDGAGPTRILSSITIPMLRPTVIFVSLTGTIGGLQLFTEPQLLFAGTNGPGNAGQTMLLLQYQYLGGPGSAGFSSPVHQDLGYATVIGWATFIILLIIAAISYRFLKNPMED; translated from the coding sequence ATGCGAACCGCTCGACGAGGGCTGATCGGCTACTGGCGCGAGTACGTCTCGGTAGCGCCGTTCTTCATCATCTTCGCGTGCTTCTCGATCATCCCGTTGATCTACGCCGGGTACCTCAGCACGCAGAAGTGGGACGGCCTCGGCGCCTCGCAGTACGTGGGGCTGGACCAGTGGGTGCGCCTGTTCAGCAGCGGCGAGTTCCTCTTCGCTGCGGGCAACACGATCGTGATCTTCGTGATGGGCCAGGTCCCGGTCGTACTCGGGGCCCTGGTGGCCGCCGTGCTCCTCTCGCAGCCTCGGCTCCGCGGTCGGGCGTTCTACCAGGCCGCGTTCTTCCTGCCGCAGGTGACGTCGCTCGTCGTCGTCGCGGTGGTGTTCCAGGCGGTGTTCAGCACCCGCTTCGGAATCGTGAACTTCCTCGCCCAGCTGGTCGGCCTGCCGACCACCGACTTCCTCAACGACCCGTGGGCCACGCGAGTGGTGATCGCTCTGATGATCATCTGGCGCGGTTTCGGGTACTTCCTAGTCATCTTCATGGCCGGCCTGAGCTCGATCGACGGCTCGCTGTATGAAGCGGCCCGCATCGACGGTGCGGGGCCAACCCGGATCCTCAGCTCCATCACCATCCCCATGCTCCGGCCGACGGTCATCTTCGTGAGCCTGACCGGCACCATCGGCGGTCTCCAGCTCTTCACCGAACCACAGCTGCTCTTCGCCGGCACGAACGGTCCTGGCAACGCCGGTCAGACCATGCTCCTGCTGCAGTACCAGTACCTCGGTGGTCCGGGATCAGCGGGCTTCTCGTCGCCGGTCCACCAGGACCTCGGCTACGCGACGGTCATCGGCTGGGCGACGTTCATCATCCTGCTCATCATCGCCGCCATCAGCTACCGCTTCCTCAAGAACCCGATGGAGGACTGA